From one Anticarsia gemmatalis isolate Benzon Research Colony breed Stoneville strain chromosome 20, ilAntGemm2 primary, whole genome shotgun sequence genomic stretch:
- the Arpc3A gene encoding actin-related protein 2/3 complex, subunit 3A: MPAYHSTLTDYTQSVGNLALLPIRTTFRGPAPIGPKIELDIVDEALNYFKANVFFRFYEIKSDADRVLIYLTLYISECLKRLQKCSSKNQGQQEMYMLAISKFDIPGEYGFPLNSVYAKPGSTQEADLMRQYLQQLRHETGNRVCEKVFTTEDGKPSKWWLCFAKRKFMDKSLSGPGQ, encoded by the exons ATGCCT GCTTATCACTCGACATTGACAGACTACACCCAGTCCGTTGGTAACTTGGCTCTCCTGCCGATACGCACTACGTTTAGAGGCCCAGCGCCTATTGGCCCTAAAATTGAATTGGATATCGTTGATGAAGCTCTCAATTACTTTAAAGCCAATGTGTTCTTcagattttatgaaataaag TCTGATGCTGACAGAGTCCTCATCTATCTCACTCTGTACATTTCTGAGTGCTTGAAGCGTCTCCAGAAATGTTCAAGTAAGAATCAGGGGCAACAGGAGATGTATATGCTGGCCATATCTAAGTTTGACATCCCTGGAGAATATGGCTTCCCTCTCAACTCAGTGTATGCTAAACCTGGCAGCACCCAGGAAGCag ATTTGATGAGACAATATTTGCAACAATTGAGACATGAGACTGGAAACAGAGTCTGTGAGAAG GTGTTCACCACAGAAGATGGCAAGCCCAGCAAGTGGTGGTTGTGCTTTGCCAAGAGGAAATTTATGGACAAGTCTCTCTCTGGCCCTGGACAGTAA